A genome region from Christensenella minuta includes the following:
- a CDS encoding L-ribulose-5-phosphate 4-epimerase: MKDELKRRVYEANMLLPKYGLITFTWGNVSEREGDVVAIKPSGVEYDALRPEDIVLVGMDGSILEDGLNPSSDLETHLELYRNFEGVAGITHTHSEWATSWAQAGMDIPAAGTTHADYIYGDVPCTRGLTPGEIRGAYELNTGKVIVETFAGLDPLAVPCVLVKNHGPFTWGASAAESVRNAVVLEQIAKMAFVGRTLQGGGPERMPQSLLDKHYLRKHGKNAYYGQKK, from the coding sequence ATGAAGGATGAACTGAAACGCAGGGTCTATGAAGCGAATATGCTGCTCCCCAAATATGGGCTCATTACCTTTACCTGGGGCAATGTATCCGAACGGGAAGGGGATGTGGTCGCGATCAAGCCGTCCGGTGTGGAATATGATGCGCTTCGGCCGGAAGATATCGTGCTTGTGGGCATGGACGGAAGCATACTGGAAGACGGCCTGAACCCGTCCTCCGATCTTGAGACCCACCTGGAACTGTACCGTAATTTTGAAGGAGTGGCGGGGATTACCCATACACATTCGGAATGGGCGACTTCGTGGGCGCAGGCGGGGATGGACATTCCCGCGGCGGGAACGACGCATGCGGATTATATTTACGGGGACGTGCCGTGCACGCGTGGACTTACGCCGGGCGAAATACGCGGGGCGTATGAGCTTAATACCGGCAAGGTGATCGTGGAGACCTTCGCGGGCCTTGATCCTCTGGCTGTGCCGTGCGTGCTGGTGAAAAACCACGGACCGTTTACCTGGGGCGCAAGCGCAGCGGAATCGGTGCGCAATGCAGTGGTTTTGGAGCAAATAGCCAAGATGGCGTTTGTCGGACGGACCCTTCAAGGCGGCGGCCCTGAGCGGATGCCGCAGAGCCTGCTTGACAAGCACTACCTAAGAAAGCATGGCAAAAACGCTTATTACGGGCAAAAGAAATAA
- a CDS encoding CpXC domain-containing protein yields the protein MKETVDCPKCGAQFEFETFPLAERAEKILDLTAFRAACPSCGAELMLPYPCIYHDPAKRVMIRFIPRGFDLTDLPPDVPAPQPGYSLRDVFSTHSFREKVLIFNRGLDDRAIELLKILTIQQNPERFDVKDPDVLLLADADKEALSFFALAKDGNDFILKTPFGLYNQMLTELSSPHFEESGDFETVDSQWVLDHFRLLES from the coding sequence ATGAAAGAAACCGTTGATTGCCCCAAATGCGGGGCGCAATTTGAATTTGAAACCTTCCCCTTGGCGGAACGCGCGGAAAAAATCCTTGACCTGACAGCCTTCCGGGCGGCATGCCCTTCGTGTGGGGCGGAGCTGATGCTGCCTTATCCATGCATTTATCACGATCCCGCAAAGCGCGTCATGATCCGCTTTATTCCCCGCGGCTTTGATCTTACCGACCTGCCCCCGGACGTGCCCGCGCCGCAGCCCGGTTATTCGCTGCGCGATGTGTTTTCCACCCATAGTTTCCGGGAAAAGGTTCTCATTTTCAACCGCGGCCTTGACGACCGGGCCATCGAATTGCTGAAAATCCTCACGATCCAACAAAACCCGGAGCGGTTCGACGTGAAGGACCCGGATGTATTGCTGCTCGCGGATGCGGATAAAGAAGCCCTGAGCTTTTTTGCCCTTGCAAAAGACGGAAACGATTTTATCCTCAAAACACCGTTCGGGCTGTACAACCAGATGCTCACAGAGCTTTCCTCTCCACATTTTGAAGAGTCGGGAGATTTTGAAACAGTGGATTCGCAGTGGGTCCTGGACCATTTCCGCCTGCTTGAAAGCTGA